The genomic window caccgagcccagccgaccgccattcgtgtatctTTCGGCGGACCACCAACGGTGCAGATCCGAGCgactagaggaggagccactgcctacgtgtggccttgcggccctgccagggcctttcggccaggtgcccggccagtccatggcgtggCGCGGCCTCCCACAGTCGGGCGAGCTCAAGACCTACCGTATCCGCCCGAAATtcggccggcgggtgcgcaaaccaggtggccgtggttgggtagctcgggggcgccgaggggaaggggctaggcgagcgcgcgtccgagctgcacaGCTGCAAtgccagcgacggcggcggcgaggggaagagTCTGGAAAAGTGAAGAAGAGTAGAGGGGATGCGACCGGAGGGAGGATAGAAAAAGGCATCCCTGTGCCACCGGCGGACGAGCCAagggaggacacgcgcagacggcCCGCGCGTCCACGTGCTGTCAGTTTcccccaaaagcggcgcaaacttgggttggagatgggtcgaaagcggacagaaaacggacaaaagtccgtttgcacCTACGCGCTGGGCCATCTGGttcgtccgttttaccccaaacgaacgcacggtggagttggcctaacggAGGTAGCAGTACTTTTGTTTAGGTGAAAGCGCGAAGCCCTGCACTTTCATGTTACCAAAGCAGCAAGAGGACTGAACTTTTCTTTATGAGGTCTCGTCTTCCGACTGAACTTTTCTTTATGAGGTCTCGTCTTCCAGACCGCGCAGGACGTTGAGCCCTTGATTTACTTGCAGTTGGCAGCCTAACTGTAGCAGAAATCCGCCAGAGATTTCAGGGGAAGAGCAGAGCAGCCCACCAGCTTGTTTTCACAAAGTATCCTCGTAATGATGCAAGCAGACTACAGGCTCCATCTACTGCAAAACATCCAAACCGGGCATGTGACCGGCCTCGACTATGAAAGCTGCTTTACATTACTGCCGCTTACGTCCTCTACATAATAATAAAATAAGAGCATTCACTCAACAAGCGCAaagaaatttaaaaaaaatgagGTACCTCACTTGTTTACCTGTGTACTCGATTGATGATTGCTCAGACAATCTCCAGATGATGTTTCCAACATGAGACAAAAGCCAACGACAGAATTTTCACCTTTTGGTGCTCTCCTTCTTTCAACTGTCCAGCTAATAATTCGGGGGCGTCTCTGGTGCTCTCCTTCTTTCAACTGTCCAGACAAAAGCCAATCTCCAGACTAATACAATCTACCCCACATTGGATTACTCCAAAGAAAAGATATTACAGTGAAACTGGGCACATTAGAATAAAATCATCGACGCATTAGAATAAAGTGAACGTTCTGTCTTCGCTTCAAGAATTATATATTATGATTTGTGTTTGCTTCCTAGCCTAGCAATGTACAAGGGAACACTACAAGTCTACAACCACACCAAGAAGGCCTAGAGATGGTTAAGACCTAAGAGATACATCATCTTTTGTAGATGAGGATCGGTGTATTGTTAGCCCCAGAATTAGCCTACATCAAAATAGCCTGAACATGTCTCTACAAAGGTCGACATGAGGGCCATGGAATGAACAACACTGCAACGGGGGTGCTTGACGACGGAAAATCACACCACCAGACTGCACGCAAAGAATGATCACACTATACAATGATGCCAAAATGAATCAGGATCAATCAAACCAGTCATGGCGGATGCTATCTAGCCTGGATGGATTTAGGGCGTTCTGATTTATTTGGATGGCACATGCAGTCAGGGCTTGGAAATGTGTATACAGATTCATTTGCTCTTTTCATTTGAATACCCTTGGCATCGCTGTGCGATCTCATATTAAGCAGCTGGCGTTTTAATGACTTCCATCTGCATAAAAGGGGAGTGCAGTTTTAACAAAATAATACTGTAATTATGATTCCAAAAGTGAAAGATATATAGGAATATCCAGGTCGTGCAAAGTGAAGCAGTATTCTTTTACTGGCCATGAACTACAATAACATACCCGATACGCGGACTGTCAAAGAGTATGGCCAATCTTCTTTTATCAGGCTTAATTGTCTTCGAATGCCCACCATACAAGTATCTTCTATGACCAAGAAGGAAATGAGGAAAATTTCCACCTTGAGTAGTCACGAAAACCTCACTATGGACACAAACGCTGTAGTCAATAGCTGCCATCCTCGAGGAGAAATTCTGGAAAACATCGCGCTATGTTAGAGCAGCATACTTCAAAGTTCAGTAAATAAGACTTTAGAGCTCCAATTCCTACAAACCTTGAACGGAGCAAGTTCTTCATCTGATGCCAATGTTTCTTTGGTCTGTAAGAGAGGGAACATTTCAAGGAGAGGAGCCATGTTCTTCTCTGCTTTATATATTCTCCCAGAAGCCAAATAGATTGAAGTCTTATTGCTGAAACCCATTCCACGAAGCATTAACCCAACCTAAACAACATACAGCATGGACATGTAAATGACTGTAACAAAAAGAATCGGCAACAACTGCTGCTGGAATCAGACTAGATTTGCTGGAAATATAGCTTGTATTCACTTCATAATGAAATTTCTGAAGCATCTTTTGAAGCAGTAACACCAACATTACATACTAGCATACCTCCAAAGGTGTAAGTGGGCATTTCCCATTCATCCTTATTGCTCCAGGCCTTATTACACGTCCGGGCCTTGTAAATTTTCCACGCCAGCCTCTTTCCCTGGCCTCATCCAATTCCTTTTTTTCCTCATCACCACCGTCAAACACACAGCAAGAGAACGCAACCATATCCTGCAAAGACAAAAACAATGGAtgacagtttttgtttttttttttgcgaattggATGACAGTTCTCGTCTGGTAACCATGTGCCTGCCGATATTTCACAAATGAAATTCAGACAGAAGAATGAAGAAACAGTCTTTTAAAGTAGAAGGCCAACCTCTTCAAAACGGAGATGCACTGCTACATATTTCCCGTTGTTTTCCACACTTTTTTCTCTCATTCGAGAAATTAAAGTGTCAGATAAAGCAGTGATTGGTTTAGAAAACTTTAAGGCTTCAAAGTTAGCCAGGCATCTCAGTCGCTGAACAGCAGGCGGAGCATCAACTGAAAGCCGATTTGCAAAAGGTGATATCCTTATGAGCCTATAATTTATTCGCAGACAATAGCGTTAAATGGTCATATAACAGTTAAACACAATAATATCAGAAGAACGTTTTCTTCGGAGCTGCAATAACCAAATTGGCTTTAACTCACCTTTCTTCAATCAACTTCGGAAGAACAACATCTTTGTAGTATTGAATAGGAGACCAAGCCTTTATCTTGAAATTATAAACATTACTCAAATTGTTACTAAACCGCTCCATTATGAATCCAGGCACCTTGTCAACCACTCGAACATCATTTTTCAAACGTTGGACAAAGTGGTCCTGGTCATAGATATCATTGAATTTGCTGTATCAAAAAATAAATATTAGTATCAAACCTTGGCAATTCTAGGCAAAATTAATAGGATTTGTTCATATTAAAGTTGCCCTAAGAACAATAAGTTCCGAGAAATCCCCTCATCCAAACACACCCCTGAGATTTACATTTTATGAACAGCACATTATTTTTCAGAATTGCCAGAACCTTGAAGTTCTGCATAGCTAACAAAAGGCCCATGCATGAAACACATGCCATCACAAATTTATAAAATGGAAACATGCTATCGTGTACAATAGTATATTAAGTGACACATGTATGTGTGCTAAATAAGTGACACATGTATGTGAACTAAAGCTAAAGTGACTAAGTATGTATTTGTGTAGTTATATTGATGTTTGAATCCATTGACCATAGCATGGCACTACAGCAAACAAAAACAAGGATAACAGTTCATAGCTAACAAACTGAGCTCTCTAGTGTGAATCTACCGCAATAAAATGTTAACATGATATACATGTCATCGTTTGTGAAGTCTTTTATATTGTAGAGAATGGTAGAAGTTAAGTACAGTGCAACTGTCGTTGTTCAGAAAAAGATATCAATAACCATGAATTCATTTTTGTCAACCCTAACCAAAAGACATGGTGCTAAAAGACTATATACAGATAGTGGTACGGCCTATGAAAACCCAGTAGCGTCAGCATTAAGGATTACAATCAACATGATGCATATCAAAAAGAGAGAGACCTAGGATCCCTCCAAATGCTGTGGTAGTGAAAATTTGGGATTACAAGAGTTGCGTTCAGAAAACCAGCAACTGCGACTGCATTGCATATCTGCAGAATGGTAGGAAATATCAGTGAGCAACACTTTGTACATTACAAACTTTACAATACAAATTTATTTTGGTAATTGTCACAAAGAGCAACTGATGGAAAGTACCTACCGATGTCCTTTGCTGATTCAAACCACCATTGGCCTCCACATATATGTAGCCGTTTGGTTCGGGCAAACCTACCAAAGTACATAAGTAACCAATTATTGATCTGAACTTCCTTCAATATGAAATGCTTTGTGCGAAATGGCATCTGCTATAAACTAAAATAGCAAAATAGAGCAATGCATACACTGTGGCCAAATTGTCAAATacattaagtactccctccgtttctttttagtctgcatataagatttggtcaatgtcaaactacacaaagtttgaccaaatttatgtaaaaaaaaatcaacatctacaatactaaagctatatgaTATGAAAATTCATTCCATGATGCATCTAAAAATATTGATTTCATACTGTGATTGTTGATAATTTTTCTTATGAAGTTAGTCAAacatttacaaagtttgactttgaccaaattttatatgcagactaaaaagaaatggagggagtatatcgtTTTCCAACTATTAACTTTTGAAGGACTCATACCAGGGCAATCAAACATAGAAAATGTGCTTACGACAAATCAGAGAACGCTCAATTGTAAATGTGCAGAAAAACAAAGATAAGTTTCGTTGAACTTCATCAAGCCATATATCATTAGAATGATACCAGTACATGAAATTAGAAACGCAGAGAAATATTCAGAAGTTTTGAATTGACATACCATAGGTATTATTGCTTATGCAAGGTTGCGAAACACCACCTTTGTAAGCATGCCGCCATACAGTTGCTAGCTACAAAAATGTAGCAATATGAGAATACTAGTAACACATGTATGTGAACTAAATAAGAGACAGAAATAGGTAACACAATGCAGCAAAAAAACGTATCTCATAGACAGATAGAACAAAATACTAATTCTCTTATAGCATACAACATGAACATGAGCTACTACTGAAAAAAAGTCCTTAGAAATTGAGAGGCCATCAGGTATACACAAGTTTCATACACTTGAATAATATGAAAAGCCATGTTCGACCAGATGCTCCTAACCATGTGCATTGTGTACACACATTCATAAGATTCAACTTTTAAAAGCAGTTGTTTTAGACCAGCAGAATTGCAGACTGTTGGATGGATAGTTCACATCGAGTTTCCATAATTCCGTTCAATTAACAATATGTGATGCCGCAATATTTACAACATTTCGGCACATGCTATTGCTTGAGGCAGCTAATCTGACAAATTGTCAAACCGCAATTATCTGATTCTGACCAAGATACACATCTTCTCCCAGTTGACAAAAATACTAGCGCCCCACCGAATCTGAAGTATGTTTCAACCTTCAACTGGTGAAACACCATTTATTTGCCCTGTTATCCACCCTCACATACATTTCCACAATTGTATTGTAGTAATTCTGCAGCAATTGGAGGTAAAACTAACCCATAACTGTCCTAAGACTCCTAACCAGCACGCACCACATAAAGCAAACGAGTATACACACCACTGGCCACAAGCACAAAACGACATGGTTCGGTGTCTGAAGACACGCTGAAAGTCAGCTCACGCACAATGATCCAAGCACCCAACGCCGCAGCTACCACAATCCGAGCATCGACAGAACTCGCTCGTCACCCAAATCCAGTAAACACTTTGATCGCAAACGCAAAGTATTAGCCCAGCGGGCCCGGGCCAGAGACGAGCAGGGTGAAGGGGAAGCGCGGCACTCACCGCGTCCGTGGCGTTGTCGGCGTCCATTTCGGGGCGCAGGCGGGCGTACAGCTGCGGGCTGCGGTAGAGCGAGCCGGGCACGGGGCGGGAGATGATGCGGGGCACGCTGTCGAGGGAGATGGAGCCCATGTAGAGCAGCATCGCGGCGACGTAGAGCAGCGGggcgaagaggaagacggcctgcCGCCGCAGCAGCGCGGCGAGCACCGCCCGCGCGGcccgccgcgccgcgcctccccctcccgccgccttccccgcgcccgcgccgcccttggccgacggcctcctcccccacgcccgccgcggcgacgacggcggggacgccgccgcccccgcccccgccccgccgccgccgaggctcCCCAGGCGGCTGTACGCGTGGTGCTGCATCGAAGCCCCCGGAACCCCCCGCAGCAGCACAGGCGGCCGCGGACCGCTCCGGCTCGGGGCTGGGGCCAGAGAGCGCTTTGCCAGCCCAGGACTCGCGCCGCGCGGCCGATCGGGTCTGAGCTGAGCGGCGGGCGACGccgagggaggggagagggggaggcagaGGAGAGAGGAGGCGCTGCTATGCTGCGACTGTTCAAAGAGGGGGAGAAGGGGGGGGACGCGCAGGGCGTGCGGGTGGGCGGTggacctccttccttccttccttccttccttccttctccccctGCTGCTCGGGCGCGTTGGAATTCAAGAGAGGTTTTGGAGTGAGGGGCCCGTCCCCGTCTCCGCCCGTCGCTGACTCGGTATTTTCTGGCGTCTGGTTGCGGGGGCGGCCGGTGGGCGTGGGCGTGGCCGTGTGGGGCAGCAGCACGGGACGGGATAGAATGACGTCGAAGTGGAAGGTCTCTGAGGTTTGTTGCGGGTTTGGACTGGTGGACTGCTTGTGAGTGAGCGAGCGTGCGGGGTGGTCGACAGACGGGTGTGCGGAGAGATACGTTGCgatcattcgcgtagttctaggtcgataatttaactatctaaatatgtattatatgtgacaaaaaatatatatttaaaaactacATCCGTGTGAAAATCTAGTGGCAAGGGCAATAACATGCTTCCCTTTATTCCGGATCCTTCGATAAGATTTATCGCTTTCCCTTGGTTCGAAGCCTCTTAGCTGCGAAAAGGGTGTGCTTGCTGAATAACGTCAAATCCCCTCCAGAAAGGAAAGATGCTAAGCTGCAAAGGGGGGGCCAGGTACAAACGTTTTCTTGTTCTCCTTGCAAGCTGTCGCGTGCGGACGCAGCTCCTCTGGCGTACAGCGCACTCGCTGACGTGTGGacccggacccacgcgtcagtggcCCAACGTCAGGTGGCCGTACGTCAGGGAATCCGGCTCCGTCGCGTGCATAGTTGATGTCGATATTCCTTTCCATTCTTTAGACAGATTTTTTTAGTTCGATCATGGTGGCATTTATGTATACGTACGAAAGAGTTCGACTAATAGTGCCCAAGTTCGTATTCACTGAGCAAATAGTATATGGTTGTACACGCCAAGTTTtctttcggacggagggagtaaatttgAAGGTCACGCACTTTTTTTTCTGCGAGACATGCAATGACTAACCTTTCAGTACATTTTATTCACAAAGCCCgtctagctcagttggtagagcgcaaggctcttaaccttgtggtcgtgggttcgagccccacggtgggcgatcATTTTTTTTCCCGTGCTGActtttttttgtttcctttctgACACTCCAGGACACATTACCTCAAACGAACTGGAAATGGTGAGTGAGTATGAACTTTAGGCTCCACAAAACTGGACATGGCAAGCACAGAGCACCTGCAAGAGACGCAGCTCAAAACGAATCCCCAAAGCTTATTCCTCATCATAAACACAACAGATCAGGAGGAACGAAAAGCCTTGAATCCTACGTCCAACTGCTGCCCTATTCGATCGTCTGCTGGCCGTGTGCAACGCGGCATCGATGACCCACCAACAACTCAAACCTCCACTCCAGAAAGGGTAGCAAAAACCCGATCAGGTGAAGCAAAACAAAAACCCGATGTCCGCGACCACGGCCGAGGCCGTGCGCCGGCGAGCTGCGGTCAGCGCTAGCGCATCTGGCCCGCGGCGCGAAGGCGGGCGACGGGGAGCTGGACGTGGCCGCGTGCACGGCGCTCGTCCACGCCTGCTGCAGGACCGGCGACCTGGCGGAGGCGCGGAGGGTGTTCGGCGCAATGCCGCGCCTGGGGCTGGCCCCGAACGAGGTCACCTTCACCGCCCTCATCCACGGACACTTCGTCCGCGGGCGCAGGGACGAGGGCTTCGCCCTGTTCGAGGAGATGAGGAGGGGCGGGGTCGAGCCAAACATCTACACCTACAACGTCCTGGTCGGGGAGTGGTGCAGGACGGGGGAGTTCGAGGGCGCCCGCcgcctgttcgacgaaatgcccgtGAAGGGCGTCGCCCGGAACGCCGTCAGCTATAACACCCTGATCGCGGGGCTGTGCAGGCACGGCAAGATGAAGGACGCTGCCCGGCTGCTGGAGATGATGCGGAAGGAGGGCATCCGTCCGAGCATCGTGACGTTCAACCTCCTTGTTGATGGGTATGGCAAGGCCGGGCAGATGTCCAATGCGGTGCATTTCTCCAACCAAATAAGGGCGGCCGGGTACCAGCCCAACACTCTGACGTACAATGCGCTCATTGCGGGCTTCTGCCGTGCTAGAGATATAGCCCGTGCAAACAGGGCATTCTCTGACATGAAGGAGCGAGGACTGACACCCACAAATGTGACCTACACCATACTGATTGATGCATTGGCCCGAGGCGGTGACATGGACAAAGCTTTTGAGATGTTTGCAGACATGGAGAAGGCTGGTTTAGAGGTGGATGTGCGCACTTACGGTGTTCTGGTGCATGCCCTCTGCATGGAAGGGAAAATGAAGGACGCCAGGAAGCTGTTCCAGTCGATGGAGGAGAAAGGTGTTAAGGCGAACGGTGTGATCTATGACATGATGATTTTTGGCTATGGACGAGAAGGGAACTCTTACAAGGCTATGAAATTAATCACGGAGATGAGGAAGAATGGCTTGGTTCCAAATATCGCTAGCTATGGCCTGACGATCCGTAGTCTTTGTAATGATGGTAAATGTCCGGAAGCTGAAGCTCTTATCAAGGACATGGTGCGAGCTGGTCTACAACCAAACGAATCGGTCTCCCAAGCACTACTGAATGCCAAGGCAAGACAGGGAAGCTCGACCAGTAACTTTTTTACCTAGGCAGTCAAGCATGTGTTTTGTGTTTCTGTGCCAATTCATA from Triticum aestivum cultivar Chinese Spring chromosome 3B, IWGSC CS RefSeq v2.1, whole genome shotgun sequence includes these protein-coding regions:
- the LOC123071378 gene encoding protein ESMERALDA 1 isoform X2; this translates as MYLTIWPQCLPEPNGYIYVEANGGLNQQRTSICNAVAVAGFLNATLVIPNFHYHSIWRDPSKFNDIYDQDHFVQRLKNDVRVVDKVPGFIMERFSNNLSNVYNFKIKAWSPIQYYKDVVLPKLIEERLIRISPFANRLSVDAPPAVQRLRCLANFEALKFSKPITALSDTLISRMREKSVENNGKYVAVHLRFEEDMVAFSCCVFDGGDEEKKELDEARERGWRGKFTRPGRVIRPGAIRMNGKCPLTPLEVGLMLRGMGFSNKTSIYLASGRIYKAEKNMAPLLEMFPLLQTKETLASDEELAPFKNFSSRMAAIDYSVCVHSEVFVTTQGGNFPHFLLGHRRYLYGGHSKTIKPDKRRLAILFDSPRIGWKSLKRQLLNMRSHSDAKGIQMKRANESVYTFPSPDCMCHPNKSERPKSIQAR
- the LOC123071378 gene encoding protein ESMERALDA 1 isoform X3, whose amino-acid sequence is MERFSNNLSNVYNFKIKAWSPIQYYKDVVLPKLIEERLIRISPFANRLSVDAPPAVQRLRCLANFEALKFSKPITALSDTLISRMREKSVENNGKYVAVHLRFEEDMVAFSCCVFDGGDEEKKELDEARERGWRGKFTRPGRVIRPGAIRMNGKCPLTPLEVGLMLRGMGFSNKTSIYLASGRIYKAEKNMAPLLEMFPLLQTKETLASDEELAPFKNFSSRMAAIDYSVCVHSEVFVTTQGGNFPHFLLGHRRYLYGGHSKTIKPDKRRLAILFDSPRIGWKSLKRQLLNMRSHSDAKGIQMKRANESVYTFPSPDCMCHPNKSERPKSIQAR
- the LOC123071378 gene encoding protein ESMERALDA 1 isoform X1, which gives rise to MQHHAYSRLGSLGGGGAGAGAAASPPSSPRRAWGRRPSAKGGAGAGKAAGGGGAARRAARAVLAALLRRQAVFLFAPLLYVAAMLLYMGSISLDSVPRIISRPVPGSLYRSPQLYARLRPEMDADNATDALATVWRHAYKGGVSQPCISNNTYGLPEPNGYIYVEANGGLNQQRTSICNAVAVAGFLNATLVIPNFHYHSIWRDPSKFNDIYDQDHFVQRLKNDVRVVDKVPGFIMERFSNNLSNVYNFKIKAWSPIQYYKDVVLPKLIEERLIRISPFANRLSVDAPPAVQRLRCLANFEALKFSKPITALSDTLISRMREKSVENNGKYVAVHLRFEEDMVAFSCCVFDGGDEEKKELDEARERGWRGKFTRPGRVIRPGAIRMNGKCPLTPLEVGLMLRGMGFSNKTSIYLASGRIYKAEKNMAPLLEMFPLLQTKETLASDEELAPFKNFSSRMAAIDYSVCVHSEVFVTTQGGNFPHFLLGHRRYLYGGHSKTIKPDKRRLAILFDSPRIGWKSLKRQLLNMRSHSDAKGIQMKRANESVYTFPSPDCMCHPNKSERPKSIQAR
- the LOC123067641 gene encoding pentatricopeptide repeat-containing protein At4g11690, which encodes MTSKWKVSEDTLPQTNWKCKTKTRCPRPRPRPCAGELRSALAHLARGAKAGDGELDVAACTALVHACCRTGDLAEARRVFGAMPRLGLAPNEVTFTALIHGHFVRGRRDEGFALFEEMRRGGVEPNIYTYNVLVGEWCRTGEFEGARRLFDEMPVKGVARNAVSYNTLIAGLCRHGKMKDAARLLEMMRKEGIRPSIVTFNLLVDGYGKAGQMSNAVHFSNQIRAAGYQPNTLTYNALIAGFCRARDIARANRAFSDMKERGLTPTNVTYTILIDALARGGDMDKAFEMFADMEKAGLEVDVRTYGVLVHALCMEGKMKDARKLFQSMEEKGVKANGVIYDMMIFGYGREGNSYKAMKLITEMRKNGLVPNIASYGLTIRSLCNDGKCPEAEALIKDMVRAGLQPNESVSQALLNAKARQGSSTSNFFT